Proteins from a single region of Pseudopedobacter saltans DSM 12145:
- a CDS encoding mediator of RNA polymerase II transcription subunit 31, with translation MKIILTFLSAIFYALPSPAQHKEKQVIQQIITEKLPTGLKPYYPGSQFSLLKNNLSNVVIVKSDDIKRDDLATQIRDFLKKKWKIEIPIVNWKEAQKSTKNLILFGTVNENTPLRQLNANFQLGDNEFGYELRSIVNALDWNRNVIYIGFKNNKDLDKALDILTTKVKNPDKIEHFIACEGWEERLSDSRLQSMVEGMKSYYSKNASYVLTQFAISDSLKYISNLYKMTGYAPYVTTFAKMQNIVFENYGLTINGRTETAPSFSFYLYPQLVYIMEQSQNFTSEDRLASAEFMRKIVEEMMVHWEMKDPLRLYNDGKQEYLTNHSCFASRSVSSAARYLQARYNFEPAKFWINVADNAFAGVAPHPFSPEDAAGYQYLVYQIFIDYALASGVYDLDFFENDTFKNYVEFCKLQFNHLGYTAGFGDANPMGHDGGYTVLKYAVDILRDKEAEYLVSLIESRRQNKLKEFPFTNSPGVESLGLKYQEVVPFKQEQYEVGNYYNKPTLDKATFRSGWDKEADFLSITGINGDGYNHGHFDANGISQYISGNKLWLWEGDYIKKFPNDHNSIVVNKDGKLPDQTRSLKKRRKSSLSQILAAGNTPKRGNSLLSIMLEDYNGTNWTRNINYIAKSGFWVIDELDIQEEGNYIAEAYWRSTGAVSSLKQGYKITQKKSDEQDDATAFYVIEGSGANRFNRTVFEDMHGRKDGNLSGYMFSDRNTQYIIHRKDGKYKKGDKILFINFMQAASGKNSKSPEIRKVTENMFVANTEVFRAVILGAFSNKFMDIDADICFIGPEGIVARGANKLNIGSFKWQSLNKQNVFIELPKELSVEDLQQRLANLNQQAKLSLPTEYNNVNVPKNNQVVIGDYSSNISVMSSFVDRYAVGGQNGLFSIRNENGEELASRKFTKAISAICAVKTSKGVYWAVGVEPVNSRIGEGKLYFLDQNAEIVWQQSIPLYQKRNGKITTLFTAKVKDTSEPLIIAGAQSWHYFAFSTAGKQIWKQAVFHGATIGAAGDMDGDGSDEVAAGTEYYYHSIIKDGKVLPHTVTSPWVYALAVMDLNGDGLKEAVYGRGDGYLYVQAIDKNPVKPWTLNIGGKPTAIVPIEKNDIKIAVSNALGNITFVDGNGKAIKTVNLPLSIEDMVMSKQKLYAVCADNYIYKLNLNGDVLEKYPYLLDRGSIYTPKIVDTDKAIHVFSGKKIFSVSK, from the coding sequence ATGAAGATAATACTTACTTTTTTGAGTGCAATTTTTTATGCTCTGCCTAGTCCAGCACAGCATAAAGAGAAGCAGGTTATACAACAAATAATAACAGAAAAATTACCGACTGGACTAAAACCTTATTATCCAGGAAGTCAGTTTTCATTATTAAAGAATAATCTATCAAATGTTGTAATCGTAAAATCAGATGATATAAAAAGAGATGATTTGGCGACACAGATACGGGATTTTTTAAAAAAGAAATGGAAAATAGAAATACCGATAGTTAACTGGAAAGAAGCACAAAAGTCAACAAAAAATCTTATACTTTTTGGTACCGTTAATGAAAATACTCCCTTAAGACAATTAAATGCAAATTTTCAATTAGGCGATAATGAATTTGGTTATGAACTGAGGAGTATAGTCAATGCTTTAGATTGGAATAGGAATGTAATTTATATTGGATTTAAAAATAATAAAGACTTAGATAAAGCACTTGATATATTAACCACAAAAGTGAAAAATCCTGATAAGATTGAACACTTTATAGCTTGTGAAGGATGGGAAGAGCGACTTTCTGATAGCCGTTTACAGTCTATGGTTGAAGGAATGAAATCCTATTATAGTAAAAATGCAAGTTATGTACTCACACAATTTGCTATATCAGATTCGTTGAAATACATATCTAATCTTTATAAGATGACAGGATATGCTCCATATGTTACAACTTTTGCTAAAATGCAAAATATAGTATTTGAAAACTATGGACTAACCATTAACGGTCGCACCGAAACAGCACCAAGTTTTTCATTTTATCTGTATCCACAGCTTGTTTACATAATGGAACAATCTCAAAACTTTACTTCTGAAGATAGGCTGGCGTCAGCTGAGTTCATGAGAAAGATTGTCGAAGAAATGATGGTGCATTGGGAGATGAAAGATCCTCTGAGGTTGTATAACGATGGAAAACAGGAATACCTAACCAATCACTCTTGCTTCGCTTCCAGATCAGTTTCGTCGGCTGCAAGATATTTACAAGCGAGATATAACTTCGAGCCAGCGAAGTTTTGGATAAACGTTGCTGACAACGCTTTTGCAGGTGTTGCTCCTCATCCTTTTTCTCCGGAGGACGCAGCAGGGTATCAATATTTAGTATACCAAATATTTATTGATTATGCATTGGCAAGTGGTGTTTATGACTTAGATTTTTTTGAAAATGATACTTTTAAAAATTATGTAGAATTCTGTAAGTTACAATTTAATCATTTAGGCTATACAGCAGGTTTTGGCGATGCGAATCCCATGGGACATGATGGGGGATACACTGTTTTGAAATATGCAGTAGATATTTTGAGAGATAAAGAAGCTGAGTATTTAGTTAGTTTAATTGAGTCTCGGAGACAAAATAAATTGAAAGAGTTTCCTTTTACTAATTCTCCGGGAGTCGAAAGTTTGGGGCTAAAGTATCAGGAAGTAGTGCCTTTTAAACAAGAACAATACGAAGTTGGAAATTATTATAACAAACCTACCTTAGATAAAGCTACATTTAGAAGTGGATGGGACAAAGAGGCTGATTTTTTATCAATTACTGGTATAAATGGAGACGGATATAACCACGGTCATTTTGATGCCAATGGAATTAGCCAATATATTTCAGGAAATAAACTATGGTTGTGGGAGGGAGATTACATTAAGAAATTTCCAAATGACCATAACTCAATAGTAGTTAATAAAGACGGAAAATTACCGGATCAGACTAGGAGTTTGAAAAAAAGGAGGAAATCTTCGTTATCACAAATACTTGCGGCAGGTAATACCCCAAAAAGAGGAAATTCCTTATTATCTATAATGTTGGAGGATTATAATGGTACCAATTGGACTCGTAATATTAATTATATAGCAAAATCCGGTTTTTGGGTAATAGACGAATTAGATATACAGGAAGAGGGAAACTATATTGCAGAAGCATATTGGCGAAGTACAGGAGCAGTTTCATCGCTAAAGCAGGGATACAAAATAACTCAGAAAAAATCTGATGAGCAGGATGACGCTACGGCATTTTATGTTATAGAAGGATCTGGAGCTAACAGATTTAATAGGACAGTGTTCGAAGACATGCATGGCAGAAAAGATGGTAATCTATCTGGTTATATGTTCTCTGACAGAAATACTCAATATATTATTCACCGTAAAGATGGTAAATATAAAAAAGGAGATAAGATTTTATTCATAAATTTTATGCAAGCTGCTTCTGGAAAAAATTCTAAATCACCAGAAATTAGAAAAGTAACCGAAAATATGTTCGTTGCCAATACAGAGGTTTTTAGAGCAGTAATTTTAGGCGCATTTTCTAATAAATTTATGGATATAGATGCGGATATATGTTTTATAGGTCCAGAGGGGATTGTAGCCAGAGGAGCCAATAAATTGAATATAGGGAGCTTTAAATGGCAGAGTTTAAATAAACAAAATGTTTTTATAGAGCTTCCAAAGGAATTATCAGTGGAAGACCTACAACAAAGACTTGCAAACTTAAATCAACAAGCTAAATTATCTTTACCTACAGAATATAATAACGTAAATGTTCCCAAAAATAATCAGGTTGTTATAGGAGATTATTCCTCAAATATTTCTGTAATGTCTTCATTTGTGGATAGGTATGCTGTTGGAGGACAAAATGGTTTGTTTTCCATTAGAAATGAAAATGGAGAGGAGTTGGCAAGCCGAAAATTTACAAAAGCAATTAGCGCAATATGTGCAGTGAAAACTTCAAAAGGAGTGTATTGGGCAGTTGGGGTAGAGCCTGTTAATTCTCGTATTGGTGAAGGAAAGCTCTATTTTTTAGACCAGAATGCAGAAATAGTATGGCAGCAGTCAATACCTTTATATCAAAAGAGAAATGGAAAGATTACTACACTTTTTACCGCAAAAGTTAAAGACACATCTGAACCATTAATTATAGCAGGAGCTCAATCTTGGCACTATTTTGCTTTCTCTACAGCAGGGAAACAAATATGGAAACAAGCGGTCTTTCACGGAGCTACAATTGGTGCAGCGGGAGATATGGATGGCGATGGTTCGGATGAAGTGGCGGCAGGAACTGAGTACTATTATCATTCGATCATTAAAGATGGAAAAGTATTACCGCATACAGTTACTTCCCCCTGGGTATATGCGCTTGCTGTCATGGATCTAAACGGAGACGGGTTAAAAGAAGCTGTATATGGCAGAGGCGATGGTTATTTGTATGTGCAAGCGATTGATAAAAATCCTGTAAAACCCTGGACTTTAAATATTGGAGGAAAGCCAACAGCTATTGTTCCGATAGAAAAAAATGATATAAAGATCGCCGTTTCTAATGCGCTGGGCAATATAACGTTTGTTGATGGAAATGGAAAAGCCATCAAAACAGTAAACTTACCATTGTCAATAGAGGATATGGTTATGTCCAAGCAAAAATTATATGCAGTATGCGCGGACAATTATATCTATAAGTTAAACTTAAATGGAGATGTATTGGAGAAGTATCCTTACCTTTTAGATAGAGGTTCCATATATACCCCGAAGATAGTAGATACAGATAAGGCAATACATGTTTTCTCTGGTAAAAAGATTTTTTCCGTGTCGAAGTAA